From Streptomyces yatensis, one genomic window encodes:
- a CDS encoding SDR family NAD(P)-dependent oxidoreductase, translating to MMADDGKLREYLKRVLADARRSQKRVRELEAEKTEPIAIVAMACRLPGGVSSPEQLWDLVLHGRDGITGFPENRGWDLAHLFHPDPDHRGTSYVREGGFLHDAGEFDAGFFGISPREAVTMDPQQRIMLELSWEAFERAGIDPTAWRGKDVGVFSGFAGSDYGAGLPELPEALESYLMTSDAGSVLSGRISYTFGFEGPAVTVDTACSASLVALHLAARALRAGDCSMALAGGVTVLGTPRAFIGFSRQRGLAADARCKAFAAAADGTGFSEGAGVLLLERLSDAERNGHQVLAVVRGSAVNQDGASNGLTAPNGPSQQRVIRQALAHARLTASEVDAVEAHGTGTALGDPIEAQALLATYGQGRPEDRPLWLGSLKSNIGHTQGAAGVAGVIKMVLALRHGVLPRTLHVDEPTPQVDWAAGAVELLTEERAWPEVGRPRRAGVSGFGVSGTNAHVILEQAPDVPDLAPSAPPQLPGGLALLPVSGRGEGALRAQAQRLLSLLVQRPNQDLGEVALALGCGRAGLSDRAVVVAGDREEALAGLAAVVRGESVAGVVSGSVVRGRLGVLFAGQGCQRVGMGRGLYEAFPVFREAFDVVCEALDRELGAGGVSGSVREVVFGDGELLERTVFAQAGLFAVEVGLFRLVESWGVVVDVVGGHSVGEVAAAYVAGVVSLADAAVLVAARGRLMEALPEGGAMVAVGASEEEVRPLLVAGVDIAAVNGPAAVVLSGDEEPVLRVAEELSARGCRTRRLAVSHAFHSARMEPMLEEFRRVVEGLSFSAPVIPLVSNVTGALADPEVVCSPEYWVEHVRSAVRFADGVRALAEYGVSTYLELGPDGTLSAMGRECVDDAHAAFVPALRREGDETRALITALATCHTRGVYADWATVLGGTPTGSVDLPTYAFQREHYWLVGERQGVGDVTSAGLVGVGHPLLGAVTEVPGSGEVLFTSRLSLGSHGWLADHVAAGAVLLPGAAFVELVVRSGDEVGCGGVEELVMEAPLVLAEGGAVQVRVSVGEADEGGRRGVRVYSRAEDAGVGAAWVRHATGTLRPAEGISVPDAGLSVWPPVGAVAVDPAEVEGLYDGLERVGYRYGPVFQGVRAAWRSEGAVYAEVALPEEHRVRAAGFGLHPALLDAAMHAAAFQPRAERADQRTALPFVWRDVALYATGATALRVRVVLTGEDTLTLDLADESGTPVASVGSMVSRPVEPKQFKAASTHDRLLRPIWEETALTPGGSPLSTVRVATADDVRALAERGGRFDAVTVEVTDTGSVRELTGRVLEVVQAWSTEPALDGIRMVVLTTGAVAVDPDDRVDPAIAAVWGLIGTAQSENAGRILLVDVDDEPSSYATLSTLVPALFAADETQAAVRSGACFLRRLTRVVAVPEPVPGVVGPDGTVLVTGGTGALGAVVARHLVAVHGVRSLVLASRSGPGAAGAVELEAELVKAGTRVRIVACDVADRDAVAGMLDVIPEDAPLSAVVHTAGVLDDGVLTALTPERMDAVLRPKVDGAFHLHELTRDLDLDLSAFVLFSSAAGTFGSSGQGNYAAANAYLDALAQHRVTQGLPAISLGWGMWAQDEGMTAQLGDTDHRRLARDGLAALSQAEGMELFDTALRGAEPMVLPIKLDLGVLRAQAATGAVPPLLRGLVPQPRRTRQKARSAHAHDADALTVRLAGAGATDRQAILLDLVRQEAAYVLGYASVGRIGLDVAFTDVGFDSLTVIELRDRLLARTGLRLPATFAFDFPTPLTLADHLTARLGADTTQDPVLAEVARLEELVAARPPEGAKDTGAAARLRALAAKLSTDAPGPAGGTDIEATLEAASVDDVLAFIDDEFGIVDPSDSDRAYE from the coding sequence CTGATGGCAGATGACGGGAAGCTGCGCGAATACCTCAAGCGTGTGCTGGCGGACGCCCGCCGCTCCCAGAAGCGGGTCCGCGAGCTGGAGGCCGAGAAAACGGAGCCGATCGCGATCGTCGCGATGGCCTGCCGGCTTCCGGGCGGAGTGTCCTCCCCGGAGCAACTGTGGGACCTGGTGCTGCACGGGCGGGACGGAATCACCGGCTTCCCGGAGAACCGCGGCTGGGATCTGGCGCACCTGTTCCATCCGGACCCCGACCACCGGGGCACCAGCTACGTACGCGAGGGCGGATTTCTGCACGACGCCGGGGAGTTCGACGCGGGCTTCTTCGGGATCTCCCCGCGCGAGGCGGTCACGATGGATCCGCAGCAGCGCATCATGCTCGAGCTCTCCTGGGAGGCGTTCGAACGGGCCGGAATCGACCCGACCGCGTGGCGCGGCAAGGACGTCGGTGTCTTCTCCGGGTTCGCGGGCAGCGACTACGGCGCCGGGCTGCCGGAGCTGCCCGAGGCCCTGGAGAGCTATCTGATGACCTCCGACGCCGGAAGTGTGCTGTCCGGCCGGATCTCCTACACCTTCGGGTTCGAGGGCCCCGCCGTCACGGTCGACACCGCGTGCTCCGCGTCCCTGGTCGCCCTCCACCTGGCGGCGCGGGCCCTGCGGGCGGGAGACTGCTCGATGGCGCTGGCCGGTGGCGTCACCGTCCTGGGCACCCCCCGGGCGTTCATCGGCTTCTCACGCCAGCGCGGACTCGCCGCCGACGCACGCTGCAAGGCATTCGCCGCGGCCGCGGACGGCACCGGCTTCTCCGAGGGCGCCGGAGTGCTGCTGCTGGAGCGGCTGTCGGACGCGGAGCGGAACGGTCATCAGGTGCTGGCGGTGGTGCGGGGCAGTGCGGTGAACCAGGACGGTGCGTCGAACGGCCTGACGGCGCCCAATGGCCCCTCGCAGCAGCGTGTCATCCGGCAGGCACTGGCCCATGCGCGCCTCACCGCCTCCGAGGTGGACGCGGTGGAGGCCCATGGGACGGGTACGGCGCTGGGCGACCCGATCGAGGCGCAGGCCCTGCTGGCCACATACGGCCAGGGGCGACCGGAGGACCGTCCGCTGTGGCTCGGCTCGCTCAAGTCCAACATCGGCCATACCCAGGGGGCTGCGGGTGTGGCTGGTGTGATCAAGATGGTGTTGGCGCTGCGGCATGGGGTGTTGCCGAGGACGTTGCATGTGGATGAGCCGACCCCGCAGGTGGATTGGGCGGCGGGTGCGGTGGAACTGCTGACCGAGGAGCGGGCGTGGCCGGAGGTGGGGCGTCCGCGTCGGGCCGGGGTGTCGGGGTTCGGGGTGAGTGGGACAAACGCCCACGTGATTCTGGAGCAGGCTCCGGACGTGCCTGACCTTGCCCCTTCCGCACCACCGCAGTTGCCGGGTGGTCTGGCGCTTCTTCCGGTGTCCGGGCGAGGCGAGGGCGCGCTGCGTGCTCAGGCGCAGAGGTTGCTGTCCCTCCTGGTTCAGCGACCGAACCAGGATCTCGGCGAGGTCGCCCTCGCCTTGGGTTGTGGGCGGGCGGGGTTGTCGGATCGTGCGGTGGTGGTGGCGGGGGATCGGGAGGAGGCGTTGGCGGGGCTGGCGGCGGTGGTGCGGGGTGAGTCGGTGGCCGGTGTGGTGTCGGGTTCGGTGGTGCGTGGTCGGTTGGGGGTGTTGTTCGCTGGTCAGGGGTGTCAGCGGGTGGGGATGGGGCGTGGGTTGTATGAGGCGTTCCCCGTCTTCCGGGAGGCTTTTGATGTGGTGTGTGAGGCGTTGGACCGGGAGTTGGGTGCGGGTGGTGTGTCGGGTTCGGTGCGGGAGGTGGTGTTCGGGGATGGGGAGCTGTTGGAGCGGACGGTGTTTGCTCAGGCGGGGTTGTTTGCGGTGGAGGTGGGGTTGTTCCGGTTGGTGGAGTCGTGGGGTGTGGTGGTGGATGTGGTGGGTGGGCATTCGGTGGGTGAGGTGGCGGCGGCGTATGTGGCGGGTGTGGTGTCGTTGGCGGATGCGGCGGTGTTGGTGGCGGCGCGGGGTCGGTTGATGGAGGCGCTGCCGGAGGGCGGTGCGATGGTGGCGGTGGGCGCGAGTGAGGAGGAGGTGCGGCCGCTGCTGGTGGCGGGGGTGGATATCGCTGCGGTGAACGGGCCTGCGGCGGTGGTGCTCTCGGGGGATGAGGAGCCGGTGCTACGGGTGGCGGAAGAGCTATCGGCGCGGGGGTGTCGGACGAGGCGGCTGGCGGTTTCGCATGCGTTTCATTCCGCGAGGATGGAGCCGATGCTGGAGGAGTTCCGGCGGGTGGTGGAGGGCCTGTCGTTCTCGGCGCCGGTGATCCCCCTGGTGTCGAACGTGACGGGGGCGTTGGCGGACCCGGAAGTGGTGTGTTCGCCGGAGTACTGGGTGGAGCATGTGCGTTCGGCGGTGCGGTTCGCGGACGGTGTGCGGGCGCTGGCCGAGTATGGGGTGAGTACGTATCTGGAACTTGGTCCCGATGGCACGCTGTCCGCGATGGGCCGCGAGTGCGTGGACGACGCGCACGCCGCCTTCGTACCGGCTCTCCGTCGGGAGGGCGACGAGACCCGTGCCCTGATCACGGCTCTGGCCACCTGCCATACGCGGGGTGTGTACGCGGACTGGGCGACCGTGCTGGGCGGAACGCCCACCGGTTCGGTCGACCTGCCGACGTATGCGTTCCAGCGGGAGCATTACTGGTTGGTGGGGGAGCGGCAGGGTGTGGGCGATGTGACGTCCGCGGGGTTGGTGGGTGTTGGGCATCCGTTGTTGGGAGCGGTGACGGAGGTGCCGGGTTCGGGTGAGGTGTTGTTCACGTCGCGGTTGTCGTTGGGGTCGCATGGGTGGCTGGCTGATCATGTGGCTGCGGGTGCGGTGTTGTTGCCGGGTGCGGCGTTTGTGGAGTTGGTGGTGCGGTCCGGGGATGAGGTCGGGTGTGGTGGGGTGGAGGAGTTGGTGATGGAGGCTCCGCTGGTGTTGGCGGAGGGTGGGGCGGTGCAGGTGCGGGTGAGTGTGGGTGAGGCCGATGAGGGTGGTCGGCGTGGGGTGCGGGTGTATTCACGGGCGGAGGACGCTGGCGTAGGTGCTGCGTGGGTGCGGCATGCCACCGGGACGTTGCGTCCTGCGGAGGGGATCTCCGTCCCCGACGCGGGGCTGTCGGTGTGGCCTCCGGTGGGTGCGGTGGCGGTGGATCCGGCTGAGGTGGAGGGCTTGTACGACGGTCTGGAACGGGTGGGCTATCGGTATGGGCCGGTGTTTCAGGGGGTGCGGGCGGCGTGGCGGTCGGAGGGTGCGGTGTATGCGGAGGTGGCGCTGCCGGAGGAGCATCGGGTCCGGGCGGCGGGGTTCGGACTGCATCCGGCACTCCTCGACGCGGCCATGCACGCGGCCGCGTTCCAGCCCCGTGCGGAACGCGCCGACCAGCGGACAGCCCTCCCCTTCGTCTGGCGCGATGTGGCGCTGTACGCCACCGGTGCCACGGCCTTGCGGGTCCGGGTGGTCCTCACCGGAGAGGACACCCTGACCCTGGACCTGGCCGATGAGTCCGGTACCCCGGTGGCTTCGGTGGGCTCGATGGTGTCCCGCCCGGTCGAGCCGAAGCAGTTCAAGGCCGCCTCGACACACGACCGTCTGCTCCGTCCGATATGGGAGGAGACGGCGTTGACGCCCGGCGGCTCCCCACTGAGCACGGTGCGGGTGGCCACGGCCGACGACGTACGCGCCCTGGCCGAGCGAGGTGGCCGGTTCGACGCCGTGACCGTCGAAGTGACCGACACCGGAAGCGTGCGTGAGCTGACCGGCCGCGTACTGGAGGTCGTCCAGGCGTGGTCGACCGAACCCGCGCTGGACGGCATACGGATGGTCGTGCTGACCACGGGTGCGGTCGCCGTCGACCCGGATGATCGGGTCGACCCCGCCATCGCCGCCGTATGGGGGCTGATCGGCACCGCGCAGTCGGAGAACGCCGGGCGCATCCTGCTGGTGGACGTCGACGACGAGCCGTCGTCGTACGCGACGCTGAGCACCCTCGTCCCCGCCCTGTTCGCCGCCGATGAGACCCAGGCCGCGGTCCGTTCGGGTGCGTGTTTCCTGCGGCGGCTGACCCGTGTCGTGGCGGTGCCCGAGCCCGTACCGGGTGTTGTGGGCCCGGATGGGACGGTGTTGGTGACGGGTGGCACGGGCGCGCTGGGTGCGGTGGTGGCGCGGCATCTGGTGGCGGTGCATGGGGTGCGGAGTCTGGTGTTGGCGAGTCGGAGTGGGCCTGGGGCCGCTGGTGCCGTCGAGCTGGAGGCGGAGCTGGTGAAGGCGGGTACGCGGGTACGCATCGTGGCGTGTGATGTGGCGGATCGGGATGCGGTGGCTGGGATGCTTGATGTGATTCCGGAGGATGCCCCGTTGTCGGCGGTGGTGCATACGGCCGGTGTTCTGGACGACGGTGTGCTGACGGCGTTGACGCCGGAGCGTATGGACGCGGTGTTGCGGCCGAAGGTGGACGGGGCGTTCCATCTGCATGAGCTGACCCGGGACCTGGATCTGGACCTGTCGGCCTTCGTCCTGTTCTCCTCCGCCGCCGGCACCTTCGGCAGTTCGGGGCAGGGCAACTACGCCGCCGCCAACGCCTATCTCGACGCGCTGGCACAGCACCGGGTCACCCAAGGGCTCCCCGCGATCTCCCTCGGCTGGGGTATGTGGGCCCAGGACGAGGGCATGACCGCCCAGCTCGGGGACACCGATCACCGTCGGCTGGCACGCGACGGACTCGCCGCGTTATCCCAGGCCGAGGGCATGGAACTGTTCGACACCGCGCTGCGTGGAGCCGAACCCATGGTCCTCCCGATCAAGCTGGACCTCGGTGTGCTACGGGCCCAGGCCGCCACCGGGGCGGTGCCGCCGCTGCTACGTGGGCTGGTCCCCCAGCCCCGGCGGACCCGGCAGAAGGCCCGGTCGGCGCATGCGCACGACGCCGACGCGCTCACCGTACGACTGGCCGGGGCGGGCGCCACGGACCGGCAGGCGATCCTTCTCGACCTGGTGCGGCAGGAGGCGGCGTATGTGCTCGGCTACGCCTCGGTCGGTCGTATCGGCCTCGATGTCGCCTTCACGGACGTCGGCTTCGACTCGCTCACGGTGATAGAGCTACGGGACCGGCTCCTCGCCCGCACCGGGCTGCGACTCCCCGCCACGTTCGCCTTCGACTTCCCCACCCCCCTGACCCTGGCGGACCACCTGACCGCCCGTCTGGGCGCCGATACCACCCAGGACCCGGTGCTGGCCGAAGTGGCGAGGCTCGAAGAACTGGTGGCCGCCCGGCCACCGGAAGGCGCCAAGGACACCGGCGCCGCCGCCCGGCTCCGGGCCCTGGCGGCCAAGCTCAGCACCGATGCCCCCGGGCCTGCCGGAGGCACCGACATCGAAGCGACGCTCGAAGCGGCGTCGGTGGACGACGTACTGGCCTTCATCGACGACGAGTTCGGAATCGTGGACCCGTCGGATTCCGACCGCGCCTACGAGTGA